One Fulvia fulva chromosome 12, complete sequence genomic region harbors:
- a CDS encoding Mitochondrial outer membrane protein porin: MAMSTMLYHEHDALRTDGSSINEAQHPSPASHRPNTRSPPNTRKMSLFEKSADKLHAPVAALQLPIPAFGDISKAANDLINKDFYHTAQATLDVKLKAPNGTNVNVKGKQGFDGVTSGSIEGKHTLKPQGRQTPYLTPSDSDDSDVVQTPARRQKRDAGFLTSYSMVMRLPAPLRTHLALFVMSKPNGDDAQNIYGLTLRHRKGVTITQSWNTGSLLDSKVELADVVAPGVKVDLQNLWNPAKEGSAAQKVNLAFKNPNVHSRAFLNYATAKGNVDAVIDVTAGSDGFLVGGEAGYDVQKAAVTRYSLGIGYQSPTYTASIIGTQNLSVIAASYYQKVNPAVEVGAKAGYDVQAQKANGLELASKYKLDALSFAKAKINDRGIAALAYSTKLNAGTTIGLGLSLDTNKLNEAGHKIGTSLTFEGHIGIRYAKPPLGPIRFARPQDPEVTEGVQMADSHGAYCLKTKGGPPTSEMDEDCLFLDVYAPTGAGLGTTPVFFFVQGGGFNSNAGPNFNGSGIVVAGNMEVVVVVFNYRVGPYGFLAGKEVGDINNGLHDQRKALEWVQQYIPLFGGNSSHVVLAGDSAGAQSVTLHTTAYGGRNDNLFHAIAAESQSFSALRTVEESQFAYNNLVIRAECYTEADTLACLRNLSAKALQKVNVNTEFPTAQSPPLYMYGPVLDYDFISDYTYRAYAQGNFIKVPAIYGDDTNEGTGFVPNDTASYAETTKFLQSQFPDLTLSHLGKIQEFYPVENTPYFPDTGRFWRQASDAYGELRYICPGINVSAEYARQGVPVWNYRWNVIDPPSNLDGNGVRHTIEVNAIFGPENTQGQAPASYYPGQVNWGIVEIVQGYWTSFIRTFNPNTLRVPGTPEWEQFAGMRRLKFETGAMEMESVPEGQRERCGYLAGIGVELKQ; the protein is encoded by the exons ATGGCGATGAGCACGATGCTGTACCACGAGCACGATGCTCTGAGGACCGATGGGAGCAGTATTAACGAG GCACAGCATCCATCTCCAGCATCACATCGCCCAAATACACGGTCTCCACCGAATACACGCAAGATGTCGCTTTTCGAGAAGTCCGCAGACAAGCTCCACGCACCTGTGGCCGCGCTCCAGCTGCCCATCCCAGCTTTCGGCGACATTAGCAAGGCCGCCAACGAC CTCATCAACAAGGACTTCTACCACACCGCACAGG CAACCCTCGATGTCAAGCTGAAGGCGCCAAACGGCACCAACGTCAACGTCAAGGGCAAGCAGGGCTTCGACGGCGTCACCAGCGGCTCC ATTGAGGGCAAGCACACTCTCAAGCCTCAAGGTAGGCAGACACCCTATCTCACTCCATCCGACTCAGATGACAGCGACGTGGTGCAAACACCCGCGAGGCGCCAAAAGAGGGACGCGGGCTTCCTTACATCCTACTCAATGGTGATGAGGTTGCCTGCACCTTTGCGCACACATCTCGCCCTGTTCGTCATGAGCAAACCAAACGGCGATGATGCGCAGAACATATACGGGCTGACATTACGACATCGCAAAGGCGTCACCATCACCCAGTCATGGAACACCGGCTCGCTCCTCGACAGCAAGGTTGAGCTCGCCGACGTCGTTGCACCAGGCGTCAAGGTCGATCTCCAGAACCTCTGGAACCCAGCCAAGGAGGGCTCCGCCGCGCAAAAAGTCAACCTTGCCTTCAAGAACCCAAACGTCCACTCCCGCGCATTCCTCAACTACGCCACCGCCAAGGGCAACGTCGATGCTGTTATCGACGTGACCGCTGGCTCTGACGGTTTCCTCGTTGGTGGTGAGGCTGGCTACGATGTCCAGAAGGCTGCCGTCACCAGGTACAGCTTGGGTATCGGCTACCAGAGCCCAACCTACACCGCCAGCATCATCGGCACCCAGAACCTCTCAGTCATCGCTGCCAGCTACTACCAGAAGGTCAACCCAGCCGTCGAGGTTGGCGCCAAGGCCGGCTACGATGTTCAGGCACAAAAGGCCAACGGTCTCGAGCTCGCATCCAAGTACAAGCTTGATGCTCTTTCCTTCGCTAAG GCCAAGATCAACGACCGCGGTATCGCCGCCCTTGCTTACAGCACCAAGCTCAACGCCGGCACCACCATTGGTCTCGGTCTCTCGCTCGACACCAACAAGCTCAACGAGGCCGGCCACAAGATCGGCACCTCGCTCACCTTCGAGG GGCACATCGGAATCCGCTACGCCAAACCTCCCCTCGGGCCCATCCGCTTCGCGCGCCCTCAAGACCCGGAGGTGACTGAAGGCGTCCAGATGGCGGATAGCCATGGTGCCTATTGTTTGAAGACCAAGGGAGGCCCGCCGACGAGCGAGATGGATGAGGATTGTTTGTTTTTGGATGTTTATGCGCCGACGGGGGCGGGTTT GGGCACGACGCCGGTGTTCTTTTTTGTGCAGGGGGGTGGGTTTAATAGTAATGCTGGGCCGAATTTTAATGGGAGTGGGATTGTGGTGGCGGGGAATATGGAGGTGGTGGTTGTGGTTTTTAATTATCGGGTTG GACCCTACGGTTTCCTCGCCGGCAAAGAAGTAGGCGACATCAACAATGGTCTCCACGATCAGAGAAAGGCTCTGGAGTGGGTACAACAATACATCCCCCTCTTCGGCGGCAACTCCTCCCACGTCGTGCTGGCTGGAGATAGCGCAGGCGCCCAATCCGTAACCCTCCACACGACAGCCTACGGCGGCCGCAACGACAACCTCTTCCACGCCATCGCAGCAGAATCACAATCGTTCTCCGCCCTCCGCACAGTCGAAGAGTCCCAGTTCGCATACAACAACCTCGTCATTCGCGCGGAATGCTACACTGAAGCGGATACGTTGGCCTGTCTTCGAAATTTGAGCGCGAAGGCGTTGCAGAAGGTTAATGTGAATACGGAATTCCCCACCGCGCAGAGTCCACCGCTATACATGTACGGCCCCGTCCTGGATTATGATTTCATTTCGGATTACACATACCGCGCCTACGCCCAGGGCAACTTCATCAAAGTCCCAGCAATCTACGGCGACGACACGAATGAAGGTACCGGCTTTGTTCCCAACGATACGGCGTCCTACGCTGAAACCACAAAATTCCTGCAATCTCAATTTCCCGACCTGACGCTCTCGCATCTCGGAAAGATTCAGGAATTCTACCCCGTGGAGAATACCCCTTACTTCCCAGATACGGGGAGATTCTGGAGACAGGCGAGTGACGCATACGGCGAGTTACGGTATATATGTCCCGGCATCAACGTGTCCGCCGAGTATGCGAGGCAGGGCGTGCCGGTTTGGAATTACCGCTGGAATGTCATCGATCCGCCCTCAAACCTTGACGGCAACGGCGTCAGGCATACCATTGAAGTCAACGCGATTTTCGGGCCGGAGAATACGCAAGGCCAGGCTCCAGCATCCTACTACCCGGGTCAAGTGAATTGGGGGATTGTGGAGATTGTGCAGGGGTATTGGACGAGTTTTATCAGGACGTTCAATCCGAACACGTTGAGAGTCCCAGGAACGCCGGAGTGGGAGCAGTTTGCGGGGATGAGGAGGTTGAAGTTTGAGACGGGAGCGATGGAGATGGAGAGTGTGCCGGAGGGGCAGAGGGAGAGGTGTGGATACCTGGCGGGGATTGGGGTGGAGTTGAAGCAGTAG